The bacterium sequence TACTCCACCATCATAAGCAAGAGAAAGTGGCAAGGCATAGGGCGATGGTTCAGGATGCGTAGCGTTAAAGGTGTTTGCTAAGTACTGCTCAATTGAAACATATGGATAACTATTGCCGTTGCCTGGTAATTCAGGGTGCTCAACGCTGTGTGGAATAGTCAGTGTGTCTCTAATCTCATAGTTTCTAACTTTTCCTGTAGCTTGGTCGAGATCGAGCCAGACAAAGGCGAGTTTGATTTTGTAAGGAGTTGTGCCAAATGATTTCTTCATTTGATCATCGATTTTACTACTCAATTCTTCTAGAAAACTCTCGGCACGGTCTTGGTGGTAGCGGACTTCTAAACCGTGGTCGATATCAACCACGCGATGTTCCTTGCTAATAATTGCAACATGATTAAAGCCTGCACGTAAAGCATCTGTGACTGCGGCACCACTAGACAAATATAAGCCGCCGTCGATGACTAGAAATAAAAACATCAAGGCAAGTGGTGTAAAGAGGACCATTTCCAGCATTGAGCTGCCGCGCTGGTTAAGACTTTGGTGGCGGTGAGGAAATCTTCCGTGACGACTTGTCCGCCGCAGTCGGCAAAGCCGCGGAGGTGGAAGTATCCGGCCAAAAGTCGCTTTATTAAAAACATTCCAT is a genomic window containing:
- a CDS encoding pilus assembly protein, whose amino-acid sequence is MTKNVFNKATFGRILRHGKFLCCSFISINSAARNFRSSSTAQNSHYKNIFTDNSYLWNVFNKATFGRILPPPRLCRLRRTSRHGRFPHRHQSLNQRGSSMLEMVLFTPLALMFLFLVIDGGLYLSSGAAVTDALRAGFNHVAIISKEHRVVDIDHGLEVRYHQDRAESFLEELSSKIDDQMKKSFGTTPYKIKLAFVWLDLDQATGKVRNYEIRDTLTIPHSVEHPELPGNGNSYPYVSIEQYLANTFNATHPEPSPYALPLSLAYDGGVPNSGALQYLNHALVIYGEIDAITLQRAHFFAKSIMGRFYGVERQELIL